In a genomic window of Ignavibacteria bacterium:
- a CDS encoding T9SS type A sorting domain-containing protein → MLGRYFVLLCLVGFLAFTSTSAQIAFSVGQADGLRTSAVVPKTAMVVRPPAGLVDLLLQKGEHRITVPTAEGNVTLIAERFDLFTDDAVFIDRGRAGEEIVPLPHHALVRGRVEGRPGSTVFLAAFQTHIIAMVEFLEPEGKRRFLIAPDTIIPGTMATHVYYESLPGEGSPRDCHAETLPDYQRKVDSVFRIVNAMDAQRKISGDREQKATPYALQFALDCTNSFYKNLGNDLTTTASSAIAIAGAAAVVYQRDANVILRVPYLRVWTVTDPYPGEIGNKLGKIRDHWEANMKHVRRSVTCLLSGEGGGGLAWVGVLCGGYGYNVSGVDGKVNFPATGYVWDVDVTSHELGHNIGSSHTHNCGWNPPLDSCWNAEGGCYENTRVQRGTIMSYCHLQWKGTELQFHPRVASLFNRVLEGTNCAAPLPSARDTDVAVINIRVPANGATIVTRQGFAPSIDVRNLGLKSLVNVPVTFAVTGLDNVVKKSVTTNVARIDPNASVVVTFPTMAIDTAGDYLAVANIQAVSDQHATNDIMTRPFRVAAAENGSITITSPNGGETLIGGTTAKVLYKATNVARVLFEYSVDNGSTWKTLQYSVDGTLTELDWVVPFVPSTQCLIRASSLKNASTVDLSNAVFAISVPLDVQAYDIAAPVTNSSSATPVAPRVVVRNNGSTDAVDVKCTVAIRWVRSAVPSVDTTFVVPRVRAGAQDTLTLLQTPILASGVHVVTFTVDAAGDENDANDRFGREFTSVGISPPSDIRYEEGPGRVLLQWMNRDNNAADRIELWRGSSVEDLRRIRTFRPSVTSFVDDGLVNDTTYIYALRTVNGAKLSVYSPYLTTRPTIFPAGTKLSAPVLISPTDGLSGVPVPTDLVWSTVKGGDQYEIQIAEDASYQNLLYVHIVRDPGAIVLPLEYNTTYRWRVRALNQTYTGPWSTKATFVTTRTCAGTALSFNGTDSKATDASFTWNGGPVTVEYWTFVKSSERKTSSTFMVGAGDNGANRFQAHAPWEDGVVYWDYGSVSDKGRISTTFGPYFDQWVHVAMVSDGTSFKAIYFNGQLAASANEAGQPIGLTELTIGAMRTNLFFKGLVDEFRIWSVARTADEIRSSMFRRLPQPSENSKIAGCWRFDEGSGTTAKDAVRNRQLTLTPSTEWTASGATVNCEDVAPLTTPTFLSGVGSVPRPRDHRYEISWSEITTTRGNVWYDLEVTDPRGSSIVASANNVTSSSPTHTAHVVGELPADSTMTVRVRAHSTYSQSAWAEVPITTLPPCETKAVQFSGKGERFTSADFLYAGKAVTVEYWSLVNADQLMRSVAFMAGEKDDETKRFQAHAPWDDKTYYWDYGNWREAGRVSASYEGSLSSWTHVALVSNGYDTMAIYLNGNLAKKSSFSDAPGTLKQLTIGGNPFSRNYHKGWMRDLRIWNVMRSERQIRSGMYERISEPRSNLLGSWLLDEGRGLQTTDVTGRTANAVSTTEITWDDVTSKLMQAPAVVSGRRDVQRGDTASYRARATSDVTYKWTVAGGTISSSDVTNELAVTWTGADSIGVITLARTWPGGCSDVTTTTVILYTTLDVASEDNTSANISVHPNPATDNCSIVWNGSEEARRLDVVDAQGRVVHTSDVLSAAVMVNTQLFASGTYLVRITTDRTVYVQRFVVQR, encoded by the coding sequence ATGCTCGGACGATACTTCGTTCTGCTGTGTTTGGTCGGATTCCTTGCTTTTACGTCCACGTCGGCTCAGATCGCGTTCTCGGTAGGCCAGGCAGATGGCCTGCGGACATCCGCCGTTGTGCCGAAGACGGCAATGGTCGTCCGCCCTCCTGCCGGTCTGGTGGATCTTCTTCTCCAGAAAGGCGAGCACCGGATCACTGTGCCTACGGCAGAGGGGAACGTGACGCTGATCGCAGAACGATTCGATCTCTTTACGGACGATGCCGTCTTCATCGACCGGGGACGTGCAGGCGAAGAGATCGTCCCACTGCCACACCATGCTCTTGTCAGAGGACGTGTTGAGGGCCGTCCAGGCTCCACTGTCTTCCTTGCAGCCTTCCAAACCCACATCATTGCCATGGTGGAATTCCTCGAACCTGAGGGCAAGAGGCGTTTCCTTATTGCTCCTGATACGATCATCCCCGGCACGATGGCCACTCATGTCTACTATGAGTCGCTTCCGGGAGAAGGCTCACCTCGAGACTGTCATGCAGAGACCCTGCCTGATTATCAGCGAAAGGTGGACTCGGTGTTCCGCATCGTCAATGCCATGGATGCCCAGCGGAAAATCTCGGGAGACCGTGAACAAAAGGCAACGCCATATGCATTGCAGTTCGCTCTCGACTGTACGAATTCGTTCTACAAGAACCTTGGCAACGATCTCACAACAACTGCATCATCGGCCATCGCTATCGCCGGCGCTGCAGCAGTGGTCTATCAGCGAGATGCCAACGTCATCCTGCGTGTGCCGTACCTGCGCGTGTGGACTGTAACCGACCCATATCCAGGTGAGATCGGAAACAAGCTGGGGAAGATCCGAGATCACTGGGAAGCCAACATGAAACACGTTCGCCGTTCGGTAACGTGTCTTCTCTCCGGCGAAGGCGGAGGGGGCTTGGCATGGGTTGGCGTCTTGTGCGGCGGATATGGATACAACGTGAGCGGCGTTGACGGTAAAGTGAACTTCCCGGCAACGGGATATGTGTGGGACGTAGACGTTACCTCGCACGAGCTTGGACATAACATCGGATCCTCTCACACGCACAATTGCGGTTGGAACCCACCACTTGATTCCTGTTGGAATGCGGAAGGTGGTTGCTATGAGAATACGCGCGTGCAACGCGGAACGATCATGAGCTACTGTCACCTTCAATGGAAGGGAACAGAACTTCAGTTCCATCCACGCGTTGCGTCGCTGTTCAATCGGGTATTGGAGGGCACGAACTGCGCAGCCCCCTTACCGAGTGCACGTGATACTGATGTAGCCGTGATCAATATCCGTGTGCCGGCCAATGGTGCAACGATCGTTACGCGGCAAGGGTTCGCTCCGAGTATCGACGTTCGGAATCTCGGATTGAAATCGCTTGTGAATGTTCCTGTAACGTTCGCCGTGACCGGACTCGATAATGTTGTGAAGAAATCGGTCACGACGAATGTTGCTCGAATCGATCCTAACGCATCAGTAGTTGTGACGTTCCCAACGATGGCCATTGATACGGCGGGTGACTATCTGGCGGTGGCTAACATCCAGGCGGTCAGTGACCAGCATGCAACCAATGATATCATGACGAGACCCTTCCGTGTTGCTGCTGCTGAGAATGGTTCGATCACGATCACGTCACCCAATGGCGGGGAAACGTTGATCGGTGGAACCACGGCCAAGGTCTTGTACAAGGCAACGAATGTTGCTCGTGTGTTGTTTGAATATTCTGTTGACAATGGGTCCACGTGGAAGACACTTCAGTACAGTGTTGATGGAACACTGACCGAGCTCGACTGGGTCGTCCCATTCGTTCCTTCAACGCAGTGTTTGATACGGGCCAGCAGCCTCAAGAATGCCAGCACCGTGGATCTCTCGAATGCGGTGTTCGCGATCTCGGTCCCGCTGGATGTACAAGCCTATGATATTGCTGCTCCTGTAACGAATTCCTCGAGTGCTACTCCAGTTGCGCCGCGCGTTGTTGTCCGCAACAATGGTTCAACCGATGCCGTTGATGTGAAGTGCACGGTTGCGATCCGCTGGGTTCGTTCTGCTGTGCCATCGGTAGACACAACCTTCGTTGTTCCGCGCGTGCGTGCTGGCGCACAAGACACCCTCACGTTGTTACAAACGCCGATACTCGCTAGTGGTGTCCATGTAGTAACATTTACAGTGGACGCAGCCGGTGATGAGAATGATGCTAATGACAGATTTGGTCGCGAGTTCACATCCGTTGGCATTTCGCCCCCTTCCGATATTAGGTATGAAGAGGGTCCGGGTAGGGTTCTGTTGCAGTGGATGAACCGTGACAACAATGCGGCAGACCGGATCGAGCTCTGGCGTGGTAGTTCTGTAGAAGACCTGCGACGCATCCGAACATTCAGACCTAGTGTTACATCGTTTGTCGATGATGGTCTGGTGAATGACACTACCTACATCTATGCACTTCGTACCGTGAACGGTGCAAAACTAAGCGTGTATTCTCCGTACCTAACGACGCGTCCAACGATCTTCCCGGCGGGCACAAAGCTCTCCGCTCCGGTTTTGATCTCGCCAACGGATGGACTCTCTGGAGTGCCGGTGCCAACCGACCTCGTGTGGAGCACTGTGAAGGGTGGTGATCAGTATGAGATCCAGATCGCTGAAGACGCATCGTATCAAAACCTGCTCTACGTTCATATCGTGCGTGACCCGGGTGCGATCGTTCTACCGCTCGAGTATAACACAACGTACCGTTGGCGCGTGCGTGCCCTGAATCAGACGTATACCGGACCTTGGTCCACAAAAGCAACCTTTGTCACCACCCGTACATGTGCCGGTACGGCACTCTCCTTCAATGGAACTGATTCGAAAGCAACCGATGCATCTTTCACTTGGAATGGTGGACCCGTTACAGTTGAGTATTGGACGTTTGTAAAAAGTTCTGAGCGGAAAACCAGTTCTACGTTCATGGTTGGTGCCGGTGATAATGGCGCCAACAGATTCCAAGCCCACGCCCCGTGGGAAGATGGAGTGGTGTATTGGGACTATGGCTCGGTGAGTGATAAGGGGCGTATCTCAACCACATTCGGTCCGTATTTCGATCAATGGGTTCACGTGGCCATGGTCAGCGATGGTACATCCTTCAAGGCCATCTACTTCAATGGTCAACTCGCGGCATCTGCAAATGAAGCAGGCCAACCTATCGGACTCACAGAGCTCACGATCGGTGCGATGCGGACCAACCTCTTCTTTAAGGGGCTTGTGGACGAATTCAGGATCTGGAGCGTTGCGCGAACTGCAGATGAGATCAGATCGTCTATGTTCAGACGCCTCCCACAGCCGAGTGAAAACTCAAAGATCGCGGGTTGTTGGCGCTTCGACGAAGGGTCGGGAACAACGGCCAAGGATGCTGTCAGAAACCGACAGCTCACGCTTACGCCATCCACTGAATGGACCGCGAGTGGTGCTACAGTGAATTGCGAAGATGTTGCACCACTCACAACACCTACGTTCTTGTCGGGTGTTGGCAGTGTCCCACGTCCAAGAGACCATCGATACGAGATATCGTGGTCGGAGATAACTACAACGCGAGGAAATGTTTGGTATGACCTAGAAGTGACTGATCCGCGTGGCTCCAGTATAGTAGCCTCGGCCAATAACGTGACATCGTCTTCTCCTACCCATACCGCCCATGTTGTTGGGGAGTTGCCAGCCGATTCGACAATGACTGTCAGAGTGAGAGCTCATTCAACCTATTCACAGAGTGCGTGGGCCGAGGTCCCCATCACCACATTGCCTCCATGTGAAACAAAGGCCGTGCAGTTCAGCGGAAAGGGAGAGCGATTTACAAGTGCAGACTTCCTTTACGCCGGCAAGGCTGTGACGGTTGAATACTGGAGCTTGGTGAATGCTGACCAGCTGATGCGCAGTGTAGCATTTATGGCGGGTGAGAAGGATGATGAAACGAAACGGTTCCAGGCCCATGCGCCGTGGGATGACAAGACGTACTATTGGGACTACGGGAATTGGCGCGAAGCCGGACGTGTTTCGGCTTCCTATGAAGGGAGCCTTAGCTCGTGGACACACGTAGCACTCGTGAGTAATGGCTATGACACCATGGCTATCTACCTGAATGGCAACCTCGCGAAGAAATCAAGTTTCTCCGATGCGCCGGGAACTCTCAAGCAATTGACGATCGGTGGCAATCCGTTCTCCCGAAACTATCATAAGGGGTGGATGCGTGATCTGCGCATCTGGAACGTGATGCGTAGTGAACGTCAGATCCGCTCCGGTATGTATGAGCGGATCTCAGAGCCCCGTTCCAATCTGCTTGGTAGTTGGTTGTTGGATGAGGGAAGGGGCTTGCAGACAACAGACGTCACCGGTAGGACTGCGAACGCAGTGAGTACTACGGAGATCACGTGGGATGACGTTACGTCGAAGTTGATGCAGGCACCGGCCGTGGTGAGCGGACGCAGAGATGTGCAGCGCGGTGATACGGCCTCGTATCGGGCCCGTGCAACATCTGACGTTACCTATAAGTGGACAGTGGCCGGAGGAACGATCAGTAGCTCCGATGTAACGAATGAACTCGCGGTCACGTGGACCGGAGCAGACAGCATCGGAGTTATCACACTCGCACGTACATGGCCTGGTGGGTGCAGCGATGTAACGACAACAACGGTCATTCTCTACACAACGCTTGATGTAGCCAGTGAAGACAACACTTCCGCAAACATCAGTGTTCATCCAAATCCAGCCACCGACAATTGCTCGATCGTCTGGAATGGCTCCGAAGAGGCCCGACGCCTCGATGTCGTGGATGCACAAGGCCGAGTGGTCCATACTTCTGATGTGCTGAGTGCCGCCGTTATGGTCAACACGCAGCTCTTCGCATCAGGAACCTATCTGGTTCGCATTACAACTGACAGAACGGTCTATGTGCAGCGATTTGTTGTGCAGAGATAG
- the ligA gene encoding NAD-dependent DNA ligase LigA codes for MKSLFDNPSDPDQRATELRETIRRHDKLYYIDAQPEISDREYDDLLAELQTIERDHPELLTPDSPTQRVGVAPIGEFRTVTHAVPMLSLANTYSAEEVQDFDRRVREGLGIDDPVYVCELKYDGVAMSLTYTDGVLTLAATRGDGQSGDDVTANVRTIRSVPLRLASTEIVNATVRGEVYMLTETFMEINRKAEQAGEKTYANPRNLTAGTLKQKDSKAVAKRQLEFTAYWLDTPDTPLTSHSANIALLQQMGFSTGGAIHTCRSIDDVMKFINEWDERRFELPFQIDGIVIKVDSLRHQDELGAVARSPRWAIAYKYEAKKAQTTLNDITLQVGRTGVVTPVAELEPTLLAGSTISRATLHNEDFVHELDLRIGDTVVIEKGGDVIPKVSAVVAAMRPHDSHPWNMPHHCPCPRRSHLHRPEGEVNWYCDDVVCPWQIRRRLQHFASRDAMDIEGLGEKAIDQFVDAGLLTSIADIYRLPERRNEILALDRWAPKSYEKLVAGIIKSTEQPYARVLFALGIRFVGEGVAKILARAFPSIDELRSATLEQLTSVHEIGESIANSVLEFFDDTDNTELIELLKRAGLRFVSENTAPTSQAFAGKTFVLTGELTTMTRKEAEENIEARGGKASGSVSKKTSYLVAGANAGSKLAKANELGVPVLSEEEFRSLLSTS; via the coding sequence ATGAAGTCCTTGTTCGACAACCCATCCGACCCTGATCAACGTGCCACCGAACTGCGCGAGACGATCCGCCGGCACGATAAACTCTACTACATCGACGCACAGCCGGAGATCAGTGACCGCGAGTACGACGATCTGCTTGCAGAACTGCAAACGATCGAGCGCGACCATCCGGAACTCCTCACGCCAGACTCCCCCACACAACGGGTTGGCGTTGCACCCATCGGTGAGTTTCGGACCGTTACCCACGCCGTTCCAATGCTGTCGCTGGCCAACACCTACTCCGCAGAAGAAGTGCAAGATTTCGACCGTCGCGTCCGAGAAGGACTTGGCATCGACGACCCCGTCTACGTCTGCGAGCTCAAGTACGACGGCGTTGCTATGTCTCTGACCTATACGGACGGCGTTCTGACCCTCGCAGCTACGCGCGGTGACGGCCAGAGCGGGGACGACGTAACCGCCAACGTGCGAACCATCCGCTCAGTTCCCTTGCGCCTTGCGTCAACAGAGATCGTGAATGCCACCGTGCGCGGTGAGGTCTATATGCTCACTGAGACCTTCATGGAGATCAATCGGAAGGCAGAACAAGCCGGTGAAAAGACCTATGCGAATCCGAGGAATCTGACAGCCGGGACACTCAAACAGAAGGACTCAAAGGCCGTTGCAAAACGTCAGCTCGAGTTCACCGCGTATTGGCTGGACACACCGGATACGCCCCTTACCTCCCACTCTGCCAACATTGCATTACTGCAGCAAATGGGCTTCTCAACGGGCGGAGCGATCCATACGTGCCGGTCCATCGATGACGTGATGAAGTTCATCAACGAGTGGGATGAACGTCGGTTCGAGCTTCCGTTCCAGATCGACGGTATTGTGATCAAGGTGGATTCTCTGCGGCATCAGGACGAGCTCGGGGCTGTGGCGAGATCTCCTCGTTGGGCCATCGCCTACAAATACGAAGCAAAGAAGGCGCAGACCACCCTCAACGACATCACACTGCAGGTGGGCCGCACCGGTGTTGTGACCCCCGTTGCAGAACTTGAACCTACGCTCCTAGCCGGATCAACGATATCGCGCGCCACACTCCATAACGAGGACTTCGTTCACGAACTCGATCTGCGCATCGGCGATACCGTTGTTATCGAAAAAGGGGGCGATGTGATCCCCAAGGTCAGCGCTGTTGTTGCAGCAATGCGACCACACGATTCGCATCCGTGGAACATGCCACATCATTGCCCATGTCCGCGCCGTTCACATCTGCACCGTCCTGAGGGTGAAGTGAACTGGTACTGTGATGACGTGGTTTGTCCGTGGCAGATCCGTCGAAGGCTACAGCACTTTGCGTCACGTGATGCGATGGATATCGAAGGACTGGGTGAAAAGGCCATCGATCAGTTTGTTGATGCCGGACTTTTGACAAGCATCGCCGACATCTACAGACTTCCGGAACGTCGCAACGAGATCCTTGCACTCGACAGATGGGCACCGAAGAGTTACGAAAAGCTTGTAGCAGGCATAATCAAGAGCACTGAACAGCCCTATGCGAGAGTACTCTTCGCCCTAGGTATTAGGTTCGTTGGTGAAGGTGTTGCGAAGATCCTAGCCCGGGCATTTCCATCGATCGACGAGCTTCGTTCCGCAACGTTGGAGCAGCTCACAAGCGTTCATGAGATCGGCGAATCGATCGCCAACTCAGTGCTCGAGTTCTTTGACGATACTGATAACACTGAGCTTATAGAGCTACTGAAGAGAGCCGGACTCCGCTTCGTTTCTGAAAACACGGCTCCCACGTCGCAAGCGTTTGCCGGTAAGACCTTCGTGCTTACAGGTGAGCTCACAACTATGACGCGCAAAGAGGCAGAAGAAAACATCGAAGCCCGAGGCGGTAAGGCATCGGGCTCCGTGAGTAAGAAGACGTCCTATTTGGTGGCCGGTGCAAATGCCGGCAGCAAACTCGCCAAGGCGAATGAACTCGGCGTACCTGTTCTCAGTGAAGAGGAGTTTAGAAGTTTGCTATCGACCAGTTGA